A region from the Sulfoacidibacillus ferrooxidans genome encodes:
- a CDS encoding RRXRR domain-containing protein, with product MLVFVLNQYGQPLMPRSPRKVRLLLKQQKAKVTKATC from the coding sequence ATGTTAGTGTTTGTACTCAATCAGTATGGTCAACCTTTGATGCCACGCTCTCCACGTAAGGTAAGACTTTTACTAAAGCAACAAAAGGCAAAAGTAACGAAGGCTACGTGTTAA
- a CDS encoding aminoglycoside phosphotransferase family protein — MKDPMGYPNDMMKVLQTKFGDLVGIESLRGVAGSQSSTCKFQFTSVDVVIKSSARNRERLFYERYAPALREHGVHVAQLYWAGMDSVHTNWIALEYVPGVFPQEHWKNNPTQINMLCTLHSYSSKHISLADDVTWYRPKWDDEMTEQALMWYKGCSKIEEIKFMLRNAQHLSQTLFVPHGCLSGDPNPTNWRLRSNGELVMLDWERFCEGNPAIDLAITMPNLGTQDLSSETQLAQIYKGFCRDMSEDALPSESDFAVQIRLAKIWTAVEFIATATQDADNYPKTTVDYIVTELPAFLSMLP, encoded by the coding sequence ATGAAAGATCCCATGGGCTACCCCAATGACATGATGAAGGTGTTGCAAACGAAGTTTGGAGACTTGGTTGGAATCGAATCGCTGAGAGGCGTCGCAGGTTCACAATCTTCTACGTGCAAGTTCCAATTTACAAGCGTAGACGTCGTGATTAAGTCGTCGGCTCGTAACAGAGAGCGGTTATTTTATGAACGATATGCACCCGCCCTTCGTGAACACGGCGTCCACGTTGCACAACTTTACTGGGCAGGGATGGACTCAGTTCATACCAACTGGATCGCCCTCGAATATGTGCCTGGAGTCTTTCCTCAAGAACACTGGAAGAACAATCCGACACAAATCAACATGTTGTGCACATTACATTCTTATAGTTCAAAGCATATCTCGTTAGCCGACGATGTCACGTGGTATCGTCCAAAATGGGATGACGAAATGACAGAGCAGGCTCTAATGTGGTATAAGGGCTGTTCCAAAATCGAAGAAATCAAGTTCATGCTCAGAAATGCACAGCACCTATCTCAAACCCTCTTTGTTCCACATGGCTGTTTATCTGGTGACCCTAACCCAACGAACTGGCGCTTGCGTTCCAACGGAGAACTTGTGATGCTTGATTGGGAGAGGTTTTGCGAAGGGAATCCGGCAATTGACTTGGCAATCACGATGCCCAACCTGGGGACGCAAGACCTATCTTCGGAAACTCAACTTGCTCAGATTTACAAAGGGTTCTGCAGAGACATGAGCGAGGACGCCTTGCCATCAGAGTCCGATTTTGCAGTTCAAATTCGTTTAGCAAAAATATGGACGGCTGTCGAGTTTATAGCAACTGCAACTCAGGATGCTGACAACTACCCAAAAACTACGGTCGATTACATCGTGACAGAGCTTCCTGCTTTCCTCAGTATGTTGCCTTAG
- a CDS encoding alpha/beta fold hydrolase, translated as MRHLISIGERKLETEIRGTGEKTVVVLPGMNSSIDDWNEVIRELSDMCKVICFHRAGCGESEPNSFGASVIQTVRDVRSLIDALQIDTPIILAGHSYGGLCVQRFAREYPDSVSGVALIDSTSVDLNRLDSLPIPTLNEQQSDDDWIAECKRYASMTPTEIFECNPYIFDHNQSQLSEDTRERISRFYTNPTLYKTMLQEVEVWYQCAKETKESGHFPDVSLKVIARDSKYCVQILMNDGIPRDEAELFEQTWHDLILKQSDLSGQSQFITAINSTHFVYKDRPDIIIQAITELIRIC; from the coding sequence ATGAGGCATCTTATAAGCATAGGGGAAAGAAAGCTTGAGACTGAAATTCGTGGAACAGGCGAAAAGACAGTTGTGGTCTTGCCAGGGATGAATTCTTCCATTGACGACTGGAACGAGGTTATCCGTGAACTTTCTGATATGTGTAAAGTGATTTGCTTTCACCGAGCTGGCTGTGGTGAAAGTGAACCCAATTCATTTGGAGCATCGGTCATACAGACCGTCCGGGATGTACGTTCGCTGATAGATGCATTACAGATTGATACGCCAATAATCCTGGCAGGTCATTCTTACGGAGGGCTTTGTGTGCAACGTTTTGCTCGTGAGTATCCCGATAGTGTATCTGGGGTTGCACTGATTGACTCAACCTCCGTTGACCTGAACAGGTTAGACTCATTACCAATACCCACTCTTAACGAACAGCAGTCAGACGATGACTGGATAGCCGAATGCAAACGATACGCTTCTATGACGCCGACAGAGATTTTCGAATGTAATCCCTATATATTTGATCACAATCAGTCTCAGCTTTCTGAAGACACAAGAGAACGGATTTCAAGGTTTTATACTAATCCCACCTTGTATAAAACGATGCTTCAAGAGGTAGAAGTTTGGTATCAATGTGCCAAGGAAACAAAGGAATCGGGACACTTCCCTGACGTTTCGTTAAAAGTGATTGCCAGGGATTCGAAATATTGTGTTCAGATACTCATGAATGATGGAATTCCGAGAGATGAAGCAGAGCTATTTGAACAAACGTGGCATGATTTGATTCTTAAACAGAGCGATCTGTCGGGACAGAGCCAGTTCATTACAGCGATTAATTCAACTCATTTTGTTTATAAAGATAGACCTGACATAATCATTCAGGCGATTACGGAACTCATACGGATTTGTTGA
- a CDS encoding cupin has translation MQIFLFGQEIGKSITHFDSNFIMSQVLLTDKAAHIGCMHLESNGIIGFHQALSPQLLLVVNGQGWVRCDSEEKVHVVIGDAVFWNKGEWHETQTETGLTAIVIESDELNPSLFMPRRE, from the coding sequence GTGCAAATCTTTTTGTTTGGTCAAGAGATTGGGAAGAGCATTACTCACTTCGATTCAAACTTCATCATGTCACAAGTTTTGCTAACTGATAAAGCTGCACACATAGGCTGCATGCATCTCGAATCCAACGGAATTATAGGTTTTCACCAAGCTCTTTCCCCACAATTACTGCTTGTTGTAAATGGGCAGGGATGGGTTCGATGCGATTCTGAAGAAAAGGTTCATGTTGTAATTGGGGATGCAGTTTTTTGGAACAAGGGAGAATGGCACGAAACGCAGACTGAAACTGGATTAACAGCGATTGTTATCGAATCCGATGAGTTAAACCCATCACTATTTATGCCCCGTAGGGAATAG
- a CDS encoding NUDIX hydrolase, translated as MSEFIYADWNGHHVKLTWYPMKDLSENITVTSVHGYCFSEGKILLVNVTGRGFNVPGGHIENGETVEEAFHREAFEEAYVKGGIHYLGVIEVSHEDNPLFVTGGKYPLIGYQAFYRMDIKECYPFLGTNETTSRIWVEPEQVKNVMNDHELALLVLQHALKMDECLLD; from the coding sequence ATGAGTGAATTTATTTATGCGGACTGGAACGGGCATCATGTCAAACTCACATGGTATCCAATGAAAGACTTATCCGAAAACATAACGGTTACAAGTGTCCATGGGTACTGCTTTAGTGAAGGCAAGATTCTTTTAGTGAATGTCACTGGAAGAGGGTTTAACGTTCCTGGGGGTCATATAGAGAACGGCGAAACTGTAGAAGAAGCGTTTCACAGAGAAGCATTTGAAGAGGCATATGTCAAGGGGGGAATTCACTATCTTGGGGTCATAGAAGTTAGTCATGAAGATAATCCGTTATTTGTAACTGGAGGAAAGTACCCACTTATCGGCTACCAAGCATTTTACAGAATGGATATCAAAGAATGCTACCCTTTCCTTGGTACAAATGAGACAACATCACGCATTTGGGTTGAACCTGAACAGGTGAAAAACGTAATGAATGACCATGAACTCGCTTTGTTAGTACTGCAACATGCCTTGAAAATGGACGAATGCTTGTTGGATTAA
- a CDS encoding class I SAM-dependent methyltransferase, with translation MSINHDNLEEYRDADTYDSINGGFEIGGNFYMNLAREYGSPILEIACGTGRITVPMAEQGYDITGVDITQEMLEAARQKATQHGVSVKWVHGDARNLELQRTYRMIFTTGNSFQAFSDRHSQERLLLTVHKHLDSNGVFAFETRNPIMSQLSTSNGKEEDAGTYVNKEGRTVFVTERCLYDHRTQLEHYVTRRRWKTKSSAEEISDTRIAIRYVFPQELEALLHYNGFYMEQMYGNFDLSPFQSDSPLMVCVCRKRPI, from the coding sequence GTGTCGATAAATCATGATAACTTAGAGGAGTATCGAGATGCTGATACCTATGATTCCATAAACGGAGGATTTGAGATCGGCGGAAATTTCTATATGAATTTAGCCCGTGAGTACGGAAGCCCCATCTTAGAGATTGCGTGCGGAACGGGTCGAATAACAGTTCCAATGGCAGAGCAAGGATACGACATCACAGGAGTGGACATCACTCAAGAAATGCTTGAAGCCGCACGGCAAAAAGCAACACAGCACGGCGTTTCTGTGAAGTGGGTTCACGGTGACGCAAGGAATCTTGAATTACAGCGAACTTACCGAATGATTTTTACCACTGGCAACTCCTTTCAAGCCTTTTCGGATCGCCATTCACAGGAGAGATTACTGCTAACAGTTCACAAACATTTGGACAGCAATGGCGTTTTTGCGTTCGAAACGAGAAATCCCATTATGTCACAACTGTCGACCAGCAACGGCAAGGAAGAAGATGCAGGTACGTACGTCAATAAAGAGGGAAGAACCGTTTTCGTTACTGAACGGTGTTTGTATGACCACCGAACCCAACTGGAGCATTATGTGACCCGTCGCCGATGGAAAACCAAATCAAGTGCAGAGGAAATTTCGGATACCCGAATTGCGATTCGTTACGTTTTCCCTCAAGAGCTTGAAGCCCTGCTGCATTATAATGGATTTTACATGGAACAAATGTATGGCAATTTTGACTTAAGCCCTTTCCAATCCGATAGTCCGCTGATGGTATGCGTTTGTCGGAAACGACCAATCTAA
- a CDS encoding GNAT family protein translates to MTMFLETERLILRDFVADDWEQVHVYASDADLVKFMDWGPNSENATKDYIDTMIQSQQQTPRAVYEFAITLKENGFLIGGCGLHVEEHSQASLGYCLNRGFWGCGFASEAAYALCKVGFRELNVHRIFATCRPENIASAKVMEKIGMTKEGLLREHFYVKGKWQSSFLYSVLANEFR, encoded by the coding sequence ATGACAATGTTCCTTGAGACAGAGCGTCTCATCTTGAGAGATTTTGTAGCGGATGACTGGGAGCAGGTTCATGTTTATGCTTCAGATGCCGATCTTGTTAAGTTTATGGATTGGGGTCCCAATTCCGAGAATGCCACAAAAGATTATATAGACACGATGATACAATCTCAACAACAGACGCCCAGGGCGGTCTACGAATTTGCGATAACCCTCAAAGAAAATGGTTTTCTAATCGGTGGTTGCGGACTGCACGTTGAGGAACATTCACAAGCCTCACTGGGTTATTGTCTAAACAGGGGATTTTGGGGATGTGGATTTGCATCTGAAGCAGCATATGCGCTGTGCAAAGTGGGATTTAGGGAACTCAACGTTCACAGAATTTTTGCGACGTGCAGACCGGAAAATATTGCTTCAGCAAAAGTAATGGAGAAAATCGGCATGACAAAAGAAGGCTTGTTGCGAGAACATTTCTACGTAAAAGGAAAATGGCAAAGTTCCTTCCTCTACTCTGTTCTAGCCAATGAATTTCGTTGA
- a CDS encoding GNAT family N-acetyltransferase, translating into MPVRLRDLVLPDDVEIAIPWYTDAEVLYFSEGPNVAPFDYNRIEKMYKWLSQRGQVYIIEVFDGGWVPVGDVTLCEELIPIVVGDNRYRRRGVGSRVIELLIEKAKGFGWSKLTAHKIFAYNTPSIKLFENHGFIKTSSETDEDGHEFFRYERKLN; encoded by the coding sequence TTGCCAGTTAGACTCCGTGATTTGGTATTACCTGATGACGTGGAGATTGCAATTCCTTGGTATACAGATGCCGAAGTTCTTTATTTTTCGGAAGGTCCCAATGTAGCGCCATTCGATTACAATCGAATTGAGAAAATGTATAAATGGCTGTCGCAAAGAGGACAAGTCTACATTATTGAGGTATTTGACGGCGGCTGGGTTCCAGTTGGAGACGTTACTCTGTGTGAAGAGTTAATACCGATAGTGGTCGGTGACAATCGGTATCGGCGTCGTGGTGTTGGGAGTCGTGTCATAGAATTACTGATTGAGAAGGCGAAAGGTTTTGGGTGGAGCAAATTGACCGCACATAAAATATTCGCTTATAACACTCCGTCCATTAAGCTGTTCGAGAATCATGGATTTATAAAAACGTCTTCCGAAACCGACGAAGATGGGCACGAGTTCTTTCGTTACGAAAGGAAGCTGAACTGA
- a CDS encoding O-methyltransferase, whose amino-acid sequence MQRPTLVNQAVNLADSLGFKKSCLNEVGELLYVLAGYVQLGKIAEIGTGCGVGTAWIASATSLDVYTVDNDHKRAIEAGILFSECSNVHSICGDWEQILQQGPFQLVFVDAKPAKLEGSDKVINATEVGGLIVIDDLTPIEFWADEWKGKPDPVRDTWLRHNQLASIEIRTSTKASAIIARRIA is encoded by the coding sequence TTGCAAAGACCAACACTTGTTAACCAAGCGGTGAATCTAGCTGACTCGCTTGGTTTCAAAAAATCCTGTCTAAATGAGGTTGGGGAACTTCTTTATGTACTAGCTGGCTATGTTCAATTGGGCAAAATAGCGGAGATTGGAACGGGATGCGGAGTCGGCACTGCTTGGATTGCCAGTGCAACATCGCTCGATGTTTACACGGTGGACAATGATCACAAGAGAGCAATCGAAGCAGGAATTTTGTTTTCTGAGTGTTCGAATGTTCATTCCATTTGCGGTGACTGGGAGCAGATTCTTCAACAAGGTCCGTTTCAACTTGTATTCGTTGACGCAAAACCAGCGAAATTAGAGGGCAGCGATAAGGTTATTAATGCCACTGAAGTAGGCGGACTTATTGTAATTGACGATCTAACGCCAATTGAATTTTGGGCAGATGAATGGAAAGGGAAACCCGATCCAGTTCGTGATACCTGGTTGCGTCACAATCAATTGGCGAGCATAGAAATACGTACCTCGACAAAGGCATCTGCCATAATTGCAAGGAGAATTGCTTGA